Proteins co-encoded in one Setaria viridis chromosome 9, Setaria_viridis_v4.0, whole genome shotgun sequence genomic window:
- the LOC117837051 gene encoding QWRF motif-containing protein 7, with protein sequence MESYGGGSPRPRSSASSRRPCAAATTASRAGSGAFVYDGMRATPLSTSAANFTRSLRKAASFAHKKPLPSADAPPPRRTLSSKENSGSSPGDAALLMMSPRRSMPEPGAAAARGPWEPTRRRRSTTGTTTTDDAGAGKGPSGPLREMMAPRRKEEPEKEEAAHRARMLTARLLQWRFANARMEKAMARATSAAENKLFYTWLRVAELRNIQAAKRIVAQRRRQKLKLARLLRPQLPLLASWEPLSRPHVDATADLGRVLSAACTSVPLAAGAEADVESLHETVFSCVGTVDEIEAIVDTFYAKAGATSGALGELARTIQQEVECLEEATRLSSIVTGLQMQEVSLRANLIQAKQRLRLGPAVAAPAFAASGWCF encoded by the exons ATGGAGTCCtacggcggcggctccccgcGGCCGCGGTCGTCGGCGTCCTCGCGGCGAccctgcgcggcggcgacgacggcctcccgcgccggctccggcgccttCGTCTACGACGGCATGCGCGCGACGCCGCTTTCCACGTCCGCGGCCAACTTCACGCGGTCCCTCCGCAAGGCGGCCTCCTTCGCCCACAAGAAGCCGCTGCCCAgcgccgacgcgccgccgccgcggcgcacgcTGAGCAGCAAGGAGAATAGCGGCAGCAGCCCTGGCGACGCGGCGCTCCTGATGATGTCGCCGCGCCGGTCGATGCCCGAGCCTGGGGCCGCCGCAGCGAGGGGCCCTTGGgagccgacgaggcggaggcggagcactaccgggacgacgacgacggatgACGCGGGGGCCGGGAAAGGGCCGTCCGGCCCGCTGCGGGAGATGATGGCGCCGCGCAGGAAGGAGGAGCCcgagaaggaggaggccgcgcACCGCGCGCGCATGCTGACGGCGCGGCTGCTCCAGTGGAGGTTCGCCAACGCGCGCATGGAGAAGGCCATGGCacgcgccacctccgccgccgag AACAAGCTGTTCTACACGTGGCTGCGCGTGGCGGAGCTGCGCAACATCCAGGCGGCGAAGCGGATcgtggcgcagcggcggcggcagaagcTGAAGCTGGCCCGGCTGCTGCGCCCGCAGCTCCCACTGCTGGCGTCGTGGGAGCCCCTCTCTAGGCCGCACGTCGACGCCACTGCCGACCTCGGCCGCGTCCTCTCCGCGGCCTGCACCAGCGTCCCcttggccgccggcgcggaggccgaCGTGGAGTCGCTGCACGAGACCGTGTTCTCCTGCGTGGGCACCGTCGACGAGATCGAGGCCATCGTCGACACCTTCTACGCCAAG GCCGGCGCGACGAGCGGCGCGCTGGGCGAGCTCGCGCGGACGATCCAGCAGGAGGTGGAGTGCCTGGAGGAAGCGACGCGGCTGTCTAGCATCGTCACCGGCTTGCAG ATGCAGGAGGTGAGCCTCAGGGCAAATCTGATCCAGGCAAAGCAGAGGCTTCGCCTGGGGCCGGCCGTCGCCGCACCGGCGTTTGCAGCTTCCGGTTGGTGTTTTTGA